From one Variovorax sp. PBL-H6 genomic stretch:
- a CDS encoding RHS repeat-associated core domain-containing protein, translated as MSKLARACAVAVAVATSFAGGIAAAQIQGGGARKAAPPAIALGVPVAKATSAISQRSSLSAAAGSGSSLSFASGQPALRYQPVDLPTAKDPVRREAVKDGAKEANVSARGAAATGSTTSTPGTPGEFAPAPGVLRANMPPVTFADAQRILKSRVLPANVNQGVTAASTATKTSKTSTSTSAAKIAGDAAASGPASIAELARSLRNHPDLIYQYVRNNVEYYPTFGIQKGALGAVLDNQATAHDQATLMVELLRASGLEANYVRGIAKLSAAQLAEWWGVNTANACGVLSLLGQAQIPVYEINATTAGSCPGTVAALTDVSIEHVWVKTKINGSWYVFDPSYKPHTFKSGIDLASYAGYNAANYLASAQSGATVAADYVQNINRNNIRFNLEKYAGILAVSLRTSKQTATLDDVLGGKTIVPFYGALRQTSLPYQNTAWGSEELAELPGYMKPTLRVQYQGIDQTYTSDAIYGKRLTLTYNGANQPILKLDGVAVGAPGTAVTPGASTAVTFTVTHNAYVSTWANHSFTQRILGGGTNTFLIANGWGPAGRGPAENYRRVLSDLKASGAADASEPLLGSTLGVIGAQWIAQNTHAGTITERIADTTLLHQHQVGIVGYTGSAYVDLPSNVLAVANLAGNTDKESAAFANWAMHLSILESTAVQQTTGVPAVSTVKLMDLASAAGQRIYNATSANYASAVQPNLVNCGAHLGNFSSYLASGLRLILPARCDIAENSWSGAGYFTVGSGLYLGSVISNGLSGGYATYEQSAGAASATVVQATREQSDLTQAGPQLLGDPIDMVQGHFLYNHEDLNVGVGSFPQSLGFQRLYSSGMRNQNGPLGKGWTHNFNATAAVNSDGFQAMGEDSALDAVGTIVEHKASFDLLMDPARPLAKLVAATLGQRWFGDQLINNTVVVTQGLNAEVFVKLPDGTGMYNPPPGKSGKLTKSTDGTYAYEFLNRAALKFNAAGKAETYTEPSGVQAKFTYSGNDLAQVQNSLGRTLTFTNANGRIAQVSDGTRSVSFGYDANSNLATFTNTLGQGTTFSYTLPGQIRSIYNPSLPATAALTNTYDSLGRVKNQVNARGKSYDYYFAGSRTEEVGPGAVARTSYLDGQGNVIQFSTPAGNWTTNTYDGQSRLIRKQLPEGNATEYAYDDATCTNPTFRCTHNVQSITSIAKPGSGLANRVQRFYYENAFNKVATAIDARGKTTTYTYTAQGLPLAITAPADAAGVAPQTTYAYSAFTPSGFPSFYLPSSQTVKTSASNSVVTATTYNAANKYVPQTSTVDAGTGKLNLTTSFTYDLTGNLTGVDGPRTDVADTIATAYDTERRPTQVTDAMGKQTRVAYDADGRAVKSAAQQGTQWLVSCSRYSETGKVTRAWGPALTAAATTCPGEAAPTPITDIAYDDVDRPFRTTQYLATTDGGNRVTETVYNLDDSVQAVNKAVGTALAQAYATYSYTPNGNVDSVKDAKNNLTVHTYDGFDRLARTYYPLPNMPLYGNANDYEENAYDANGNVTSLRKRNGQTIAQSWDNLNRLTARSYPNTADNVQFGYDLRGLRTSAQFANGSHAISYAWDNAGRLASTTAGGKTLSHQYDAAGNRIRTTWPDAFYTTTSYDAANRPSVIQENGSVSLASYAYDDLGRRTTVTLGNGTTVQRAYDNQGALATLKNFLASPSQEVQYTYTRNQIRELKSVSWTNNLYQWSGTTPGTKSYTSNGLNQYTAAGGAVHAYDANGNLTGDGTWSYGYDLDNRLKTASKTGTAAALAYDAEGRLRQTVIGASTTNLLYDAANLIAEYDTAGTTMQRRYVHGPGTDEPIVWYEGSGTTAKNWFYADHLGSIVATANATGASTGIYSYGPYGEPNTTTGPRFRYTGQQLIGDLGLYYYKARFYSPSLGRFLQTDPIGYKDDVNLYAYVGNNSANRTDPSGLIASQAAALAAGVGGTTSSSMLTGDISWINGGTTAAPDSGGASYQMAWITPMDMLDAKRHSLLEGGGGAGGGGGGGGGGGYAARGSAPPNLSPSNAGRSGAFNEAKRQSGVPTSQQPSQVLPNVDRSGAAQPGRIYEYQVPAQGGGTTTVRIRDDAGGHNFGVGNPQNRGPHFNGPEGNHYDY; from the coding sequence ATGTCCAAGCTCGCGCGCGCGTGCGCCGTTGCCGTGGCCGTTGCCACATCGTTTGCGGGCGGCATCGCTGCTGCACAGATCCAGGGAGGCGGTGCACGCAAGGCGGCACCGCCTGCCATTGCCCTCGGTGTTCCCGTGGCCAAGGCCACCTCCGCCATCAGCCAGCGTTCCTCTCTGAGTGCCGCAGCAGGCTCGGGCAGTTCGTTGAGCTTCGCCAGCGGCCAGCCTGCGCTGCGCTACCAACCTGTGGACCTTCCCACCGCCAAGGACCCCGTGCGGCGCGAGGCGGTCAAGGACGGTGCCAAGGAGGCCAATGTCTCGGCGCGAGGTGCAGCCGCTACCGGCAGCACCACGAGCACCCCCGGCACCCCCGGCGAATTCGCTCCCGCCCCCGGCGTCCTTCGCGCCAACATGCCCCCGGTCACCTTCGCCGATGCCCAGCGCATCCTCAAGTCGAGAGTCCTTCCTGCCAACGTCAATCAAGGCGTCACTGCGGCATCCACGGCGACCAAGACCAGCAAGACTTCGACATCCACCTCCGCCGCAAAGATCGCCGGCGACGCCGCTGCCTCCGGTCCGGCCTCCATCGCCGAGCTCGCCCGGTCCCTGCGCAACCATCCCGACCTCATCTACCAATACGTGCGCAACAACGTCGAGTACTACCCCACCTTCGGCATCCAGAAGGGTGCCCTCGGCGCCGTGCTCGACAACCAGGCCACCGCGCACGACCAGGCCACTTTGATGGTCGAACTGCTGCGCGCCTCCGGCCTGGAGGCCAACTACGTGCGCGGCATCGCCAAGCTCAGCGCCGCGCAGCTGGCCGAGTGGTGGGGCGTCAACACCGCCAATGCCTGCGGTGTCCTGTCGCTACTCGGTCAAGCCCAGATCCCCGTCTACGAGATCAACGCCACCACCGCCGGCAGCTGCCCCGGCACCGTGGCCGCCTTGACCGATGTCTCCATCGAGCACGTCTGGGTCAAGACCAAGATCAACGGCAGCTGGTACGTCTTCGACCCGAGCTACAAGCCCCACACCTTCAAGAGCGGCATCGACCTCGCCAGCTACGCCGGCTACAACGCCGCCAACTACCTGGCCTCCGCCCAGAGCGGCGCCACCGTCGCGGCCGACTACGTCCAGAACATCAACCGCAACAACATCCGCTTCAACCTCGAGAAGTACGCTGGCATCCTCGCGGTCTCCCTGCGCACCTCCAAACAAACCGCCACCCTGGACGACGTCCTCGGCGGCAAGACCATCGTCCCCTTCTACGGCGCCTTGCGCCAGACATCACTGCCTTACCAGAACACCGCCTGGGGCAGCGAGGAGCTGGCCGAGCTCCCGGGCTACATGAAGCCCACCCTGCGCGTGCAGTACCAAGGCATCGACCAGACCTACACCTCCGATGCGATCTACGGCAAGCGCCTGACCCTCACCTACAACGGGGCGAATCAACCCATCCTCAAGCTCGATGGCGTCGCCGTCGGTGCGCCCGGCACGGCCGTCACTCCCGGTGCCTCGACCGCCGTCACCTTCACCGTCACCCACAACGCCTACGTCTCCACCTGGGCGAACCACAGCTTCACCCAGAGGATCTTGGGTGGCGGCACCAACACCTTCCTCATTGCGAACGGATGGGGTCCCGCAGGCCGTGGCCCGGCCGAGAACTACCGGCGCGTGTTGAGCGACCTCAAGGCCTCCGGTGCCGCCGACGCTTCCGAACCGCTGCTGGGCAGCACCCTGGGCGTCATCGGCGCCCAGTGGATCGCCCAGAACACCCACGCCGGCACCATCACCGAGCGCATCGCCGACACCACCTTGCTGCACCAGCACCAGGTGGGCATCGTGGGCTACACCGGCAGCGCCTACGTCGACCTGCCCAGCAACGTGCTGGCCGTGGCCAACCTCGCAGGCAACACCGACAAGGAGAGCGCGGCGTTCGCCAACTGGGCCATGCACCTGAGCATCCTCGAGTCCACGGCGGTGCAGCAGACCACCGGGGTTCCGGCCGTATCAACGGTCAAGCTCATGGACCTCGCCTCGGCGGCCGGCCAGCGCATCTACAACGCCACGTCGGCCAACTACGCGAGCGCCGTGCAGCCCAACCTGGTGAACTGCGGGGCGCATCTCGGCAACTTCAGCAGCTATTTGGCCTCCGGGCTGCGCCTGATCCTGCCCGCGCGCTGCGACATCGCCGAGAACAGCTGGAGCGGCGCGGGCTACTTCACCGTGGGCTCGGGCCTTTACCTGGGCTCCGTCATCAGCAATGGCCTGTCGGGCGGCTACGCGACGTACGAGCAGTCGGCAGGGGCGGCCAGCGCGACCGTGGTCCAAGCAACCAGAGAACAAAGCGATCTGACCCAAGCCGGCCCGCAACTCCTCGGCGACCCGATCGACATGGTCCAGGGCCACTTCCTTTACAACCACGAGGACCTCAATGTCGGCGTCGGCAGCTTCCCGCAGAGCCTGGGCTTCCAGCGCCTGTACAGCTCCGGCATGCGCAACCAGAACGGCCCTCTGGGCAAGGGCTGGACCCACAACTTCAACGCCACTGCCGCCGTCAACTCCGATGGCTTCCAAGCCATGGGCGAGGACTCCGCCCTGGATGCCGTGGGCACCATCGTCGAGCACAAGGCCTCCTTCGACCTGCTGATGGACCCGGCACGCCCGCTTGCCAAGCTCGTGGCCGCCACGCTCGGCCAACGCTGGTTCGGCGACCAACTGATCAACAACACCGTGGTGGTGACCCAGGGTCTCAATGCCGAGGTGTTCGTCAAGCTGCCCGACGGAACCGGCATGTACAACCCGCCCCCTGGCAAATCCGGCAAGCTGACGAAGAGCACCGACGGCACCTACGCGTATGAGTTCCTCAACCGCGCCGCCCTGAAGTTCAACGCCGCCGGCAAGGCCGAAACCTACACCGAGCCCAGCGGCGTCCAGGCCAAGTTCACCTACTCGGGCAACGACCTCGCGCAGGTCCAGAACAGCCTGGGCCGCACGTTGACCTTTACTAACGCCAACGGGCGCATCGCGCAGGTCAGCGACGGAACGCGCTCCGTGAGCTTCGGCTACGACGCCAACTCGAACCTCGCCACCTTCACCAACACACTGGGTCAAGGCACGACCTTCTCGTACACCCTACCGGGACAGATCCGCAGCATCTACAACCCCAGCCTCCCGGCCACCGCCGCGCTCACCAACACCTACGACAGCCTCGGGCGCGTGAAGAACCAGGTGAATGCGCGGGGCAAGAGCTACGACTACTACTTCGCCGGATCTCGAACCGAGGAAGTGGGTCCGGGCGCAGTCGCCCGCACCAGCTATCTCGACGGGCAGGGCAATGTCATTCAGTTCAGCACCCCCGCGGGCAACTGGACCACCAACACCTACGACGGCCAGTCGCGACTGATCCGCAAGCAACTCCCCGAGGGCAACGCCACCGAGTACGCCTACGACGACGCTACCTGCACCAACCCGACGTTCCGCTGCACGCACAACGTCCAGAGCATCACCAGCATTGCCAAGCCCGGCAGCGGCCTGGCCAACCGGGTGCAGCGCTTCTACTACGAGAACGCCTTCAACAAGGTGGCCACCGCCATCGACGCGCGGGGCAAAACCACCACCTACACCTACACCGCGCAAGGCCTGCCGCTGGCCATCACCGCGCCGGCCGATGCGGCCGGAGTGGCACCTCAGACCACCTACGCCTACAGCGCCTTCACGCCGAGCGGCTTCCCGAGCTTCTACCTGCCGAGCTCGCAGACCGTCAAGACCAGCGCCAGCAACAGCGTGGTGACCGCCACCACCTACAACGCTGCGAACAAGTACGTGCCGCAGACCAGCACGGTTGATGCGGGCACCGGCAAGCTGAATCTGACGACCAGCTTTACGTATGACCTGACCGGAAACCTTACCGGGGTCGATGGGCCCCGCACCGATGTGGCGGACACGATCGCCACGGCTTACGACACTGAGCGCCGGCCTACGCAGGTCACCGATGCGATGGGCAAGCAGACCCGCGTTGCCTATGACGCGGACGGCCGCGCGGTCAAGAGCGCGGCGCAGCAGGGGACTCAATGGCTCGTGAGCTGCAGCCGCTACAGCGAGACCGGCAAGGTCACCCGGGCCTGGGGTCCGGCGCTCACTGCCGCGGCCACCACCTGCCCCGGCGAGGCGGCTCCGACGCCCATCACCGACATCGCCTATGACGACGTGGATCGACCCTTCCGGACGACGCAGTACCTCGCCACCACCGATGGCGGCAACCGCGTCACCGAGACCGTCTACAACCTCGACGACAGCGTGCAGGCGGTCAACAAGGCCGTGGGCACGGCACTCGCCCAGGCTTATGCGACCTACTCCTACACGCCCAACGGCAATGTCGATTCGGTCAAGGACGCCAAGAACAACCTGACCGTCCACACCTACGACGGCTTCGACCGGCTCGCCAGGACGTACTACCCGCTGCCCAACATGCCTCTCTACGGCAACGCGAACGACTACGAGGAGAACGCGTACGACGCCAACGGCAACGTCACGAGCCTGCGCAAGCGCAATGGCCAGACCATCGCACAGAGCTGGGACAACCTCAACCGCCTGACAGCACGGTCTTATCCGAACACTGCCGACAACGTACAGTTCGGCTACGACCTGCGAGGGCTCAGGACCTCGGCCCAGTTCGCCAATGGCAGCCACGCCATCAGCTATGCCTGGGACAACGCCGGGCGGCTCGCGAGCACCACCGCGGGCGGCAAGACCCTGAGCCACCAGTACGACGCCGCGGGCAACCGCATCCGCACCACGTGGCCCGATGCGTTCTACACGACCACCAGCTACGACGCGGCCAACCGGCCGAGCGTCATCCAGGAGAACGGCAGCGTCAGCCTCGCCAGCTACGCCTACGACGACCTGGGACGGCGCACCACCGTGACGCTTGGTAATGGCACCACCGTGCAACGTGCCTACGACAACCAGGGGGCACTCGCCACGCTGAAGAACTTCCTCGCCTCGCCCTCGCAGGAGGTGCAGTACACGTACACGCGCAACCAGATTCGCGAGCTCAAGAGCGTGAGCTGGACCAACAACCTGTACCAGTGGAGCGGGACCACCCCGGGCACGAAGAGCTACACCAGCAACGGGTTGAACCAGTACACCGCGGCGGGTGGTGCAGTGCACGCCTATGACGCCAACGGCAACCTCACGGGCGATGGCACCTGGAGCTACGGCTATGACCTGGACAACCGGCTGAAGACGGCGAGCAAGACGGGGACTGCAGCGGCCCTCGCCTACGACGCCGAGGGAAGACTCAGGCAGACGGTGATCGGAGCCAGCACGACGAACCTGCTGTACGACGCGGCGAACCTGATTGCCGAGTACGACACGGCGGGCACGACGATGCAACGACGCTATGTGCATGGCCCTGGCACCGACGAGCCGATCGTCTGGTACGAAGGATCAGGCACCACAGCCAAGAACTGGTTCTATGCGGACCACCTGGGCAGCATCGTGGCCACGGCCAATGCGACAGGCGCCTCAACGGGCATCTACAGCTATGGGCCCTACGGCGAGCCGAACACCACGACGGGGCCGAGGTTCAGGTACACGGGCCAGCAGCTCATCGGCGACCTCGGGCTTTACTACTACAAGGCGCGCTTCTACTCGCCGAGCCTGGGCAGGTTCCTGCAGACCGATCCCATTGGCTACAAGGACGATGTCAATCTGTATGCCTACGTGGGCAACAACTCGGCGAACAGGACTGACCCTTCCGGATTGATCGCAAGTCAGGCAGCGGCGCTGGCTGCTGGCGTGGGGGGGACCACGTCATCGAGCATGCTGACTGGCGACATCAGCTGGATCAATGGAGGAACGACTGCAGCACCAGATTCCGGAGGTGCCTCGTACCAAATGGCTTGGATCACGCCGATGGACATGCTCGATGCCAAGAGACACAGCCTACTCGAGGGTGGCGGTGGTGCGGGCGGTGGGGGCGGTGGTGGTGGGGGCGGTGGCTATGCCGCACGAGGTTCGGCACCTCCAAACCTAAGCCCTTCGAATGCAGGTCGGAGTGGCGCCTTCAATGAAGCCAAGCGACAGTCGGGCGTCCCAACAAGTCAGCAGCCCAGTCAGGTCCTGCCCAATGTGGATAGGAGTGGCGCCGCTCAGCCAGGACGGATCTACGAGTACCAGGTTCCTGCTCAAGGTGGAGGGACAACAACGGTGAGAATCCGAGACGACGCCGGTGGCCACAATTTCGGCGTCGGAAATCCGCAGAATCGCGGTCCTCATTTCAATGGTCCGGAGGGCAATCACTATGACTACTAA
- the tagF gene encoding type VI secretion system-associated protein TagF → MVKLPSRRVCWYGKLPTRGDFVGRGLPARWRSDWDGWLQRGLALAATTLEGAALQERLRGFATWRYLALPAPGEIWCGIVVPSHDRVGRAFPLTLVERLAGPVSPGESAARLASLLGAAGEGPEALEAAIAALPPCAAGEEFRSTEAWPPEPSSLWWPLAAASDGLPRMAGWPPEPGLLLELLDIRPTLGS, encoded by the coding sequence ATGGTGAAGCTGCCTTCACGTCGCGTGTGCTGGTACGGCAAGCTGCCCACGCGCGGCGACTTCGTCGGCCGCGGCCTGCCGGCGCGTTGGCGCAGCGATTGGGACGGCTGGCTGCAAAGGGGGCTGGCCTTGGCCGCCACGACGCTGGAAGGGGCTGCGCTGCAAGAGCGCCTTCGCGGCTTCGCGACGTGGCGCTACCTGGCGCTGCCGGCGCCGGGCGAGATCTGGTGCGGCATCGTCGTGCCGTCGCACGATCGCGTCGGGCGTGCGTTTCCGCTGACGCTCGTCGAGCGCTTGGCTGGGCCGGTGTCGCCGGGCGAAAGCGCCGCGCGGCTCGCGTCGCTGCTCGGCGCGGCAGGGGAAGGACCTGAAGCGCTGGAGGCGGCGATTGCCGCCCTGCCGCCGTGCGCTGCCGGAGAGGAATTCCGGTCTACCGAAGCTTGGCCGCCGGAGCCGTCCAGCCTGTGGTGGCCGCTCGCTGCTGCGTCCGATGGCCTTCCCAGGATGGCGGGTTGGCCGCCGGAGCCGGGGCTGCTGCTTGAACTGCTGGATATTCGACCTACGTTGGGCAGTTGA
- the tssM gene encoding type VI secretion system membrane subunit TssM, with protein sequence MKPSIRFAQGAVNLGAAGALLWFAAPLLAFGTWHPFDEVRARAALLALAALVLLGARAVRLLLAKRRNERLLKSLEAGDAGPELSQRFRQALAMLRQGIEAKGRQRWWQGRRQVQQMPWYLIIGAPGGGKTTALLHSGLRFPLAERLGRDPLAGTGGTRQCDWWFSQDAVFIDTAGRYTTQDSDTEADAREWQQFLALLRRHRPVQPINGVIVSVSVPDLLHGGEELARQAAAVAARLDELRRELDLAFPVYLLVTKADLLAGFVESFGDLDAAQREQLWGLVFDADAAGIPADLGPRLSDLAQRLGRRGRELLQQEHTPQRRLPIYAFAAQFDALLSPLERFVRKAFAGIAAEPSQRLRAIALTSGTQEGNPIDRVIGELARSHGLRLKPLVRPDAGGKSFFLNSLLKQLVIAEAPLAGQRLQRMRWRRRAAMFGAGFAAAALLAASALWWQSYRRNLDYVDSVRMRVEQLTQRIGSLDSASLEQVLPLYSLLERLAANDGIDPNVAPAGFGFGLFQGPRLARSAEQAYREMLDRSLAPLLIERLRRDLREAEDSATRYEALRASLMLASPERLVRGELRPWAEQTLAHSGGAGERAEWARHVGTLLERSGLPEAMRSDEAGVRAARSALAALPLAQRVHERLLRRIADTEPPQDLPTRLGAAGALVFAASSAGPMPEHSSAADWRRKLVPALDATLDELANEADWVLGDAGGEVRRLQKDRAWRDDIATQVGKRHAQRVIAAWSRQLDALALAPATDAESASRQASNLTAPDSPLRRLLTRLADEFSATPQGDSAAEGAFDGALRARFASLGDYAAGAGPQALDRLQALVTARRDEAANAEIDATLRTEAARAPAALRKVYGGLGTLMRSRGGPKPGFDAALAELAQTCSALTRERFPFGAAALRDMAPSDFARLFGPGGLFDEFRRNQLSERVDTSSRPWKTRGATGDAAMPDAFERAAAIGALFFPAGAPMPELKLRLTPLRMDAELLQFSVDVDGQLLRFENGPPRSKELVWPGPASTLKVLMRILPPGPGGVGAEVHEGAFAWVRVLLRSEWKGERSAPARLALVVDTRTLEVEASAAGAPEADIWTLRELARFRCPQATW encoded by the coding sequence ATGAAGCCGTCGATCCGCTTCGCGCAAGGCGCAGTGAACCTCGGCGCCGCAGGCGCCCTGCTGTGGTTCGCGGCACCGCTCCTCGCCTTCGGCACCTGGCATCCCTTCGATGAGGTGCGCGCGCGCGCCGCTTTGCTGGCGCTGGCCGCGCTCGTGCTGCTCGGCGCGCGCGCAGTGCGCCTGCTGCTGGCCAAGCGGCGCAACGAGCGCCTGCTCAAGAGCCTCGAAGCGGGCGATGCCGGGCCCGAGCTGAGCCAGCGTTTCCGGCAGGCGCTCGCGATGCTGCGCCAGGGCATCGAGGCGAAGGGCCGCCAGCGCTGGTGGCAAGGCCGGCGGCAGGTGCAGCAGATGCCCTGGTACCTGATCATCGGCGCGCCAGGCGGCGGCAAGACCACGGCGCTGCTGCATTCGGGCCTGCGCTTTCCGCTCGCCGAACGGCTCGGGCGCGATCCGCTCGCGGGCACCGGCGGCACGCGTCAATGCGACTGGTGGTTCAGCCAGGACGCCGTCTTCATCGACACCGCAGGACGCTACACGACCCAGGACAGCGACACCGAGGCAGACGCCCGCGAATGGCAGCAGTTCCTCGCACTGCTGCGCCGGCACCGGCCCGTGCAGCCGATCAATGGCGTGATCGTCAGCGTGAGCGTGCCCGACCTGCTGCACGGCGGCGAGGAACTCGCACGCCAGGCGGCAGCGGTCGCGGCGCGCCTGGACGAATTGCGGCGCGAGCTCGACCTCGCGTTTCCGGTCTACCTGCTGGTGACCAAGGCCGACCTTCTCGCCGGCTTCGTCGAAAGCTTCGGTGACCTCGACGCAGCGCAGCGCGAGCAGCTCTGGGGCCTGGTGTTCGATGCCGATGCGGCCGGCATTCCGGCCGATCTCGGACCGCGTCTGTCGGATCTGGCCCAGCGCCTGGGCCGGCGGGGCCGCGAGCTGCTGCAGCAGGAGCACACGCCGCAGCGACGCCTCCCCATCTACGCCTTCGCGGCACAGTTCGACGCCCTGCTCTCACCGCTCGAACGATTCGTGCGCAAGGCCTTCGCCGGCATTGCCGCCGAACCGTCGCAGCGCCTGCGCGCGATTGCGCTGACGAGCGGTACGCAGGAGGGCAATCCGATCGACCGGGTCATCGGCGAACTCGCACGCAGCCACGGCCTGCGACTGAAGCCGCTGGTGCGGCCCGATGCCGGTGGCAAGTCCTTCTTCCTGAATTCGCTGCTGAAGCAACTGGTGATCGCCGAAGCGCCGCTGGCGGGCCAGCGGCTGCAGCGGATGCGTTGGCGCCGGCGAGCTGCCATGTTCGGGGCCGGGTTTGCCGCTGCCGCGCTGCTCGCCGCCTCGGCCCTGTGGTGGCAGAGCTACCGTCGCAACCTCGACTATGTCGACAGCGTGCGCATGCGCGTGGAGCAGCTGACCCAGCGCATCGGCTCTCTGGACTCGGCCAGCCTCGAGCAGGTGCTGCCGCTCTATTCGCTGCTCGAACGCCTGGCGGCGAACGATGGCATCGATCCGAACGTTGCCCCTGCCGGCTTCGGATTCGGGCTGTTCCAGGGGCCGCGCCTGGCACGCTCGGCGGAACAGGCCTACCGAGAGATGCTCGATCGCAGCCTCGCGCCGCTGCTCATCGAGCGCTTGCGACGCGACCTGCGCGAAGCCGAGGACAGCGCGACGCGCTACGAGGCGCTGCGCGCTTCGTTGATGCTGGCCAGCCCGGAGCGGCTGGTCCGCGGCGAGTTGAGGCCTTGGGCCGAGCAGACGCTGGCGCACTCGGGCGGCGCGGGGGAGCGCGCCGAATGGGCGCGCCATGTCGGGACCCTGCTCGAACGCAGCGGGCTGCCCGAGGCGATGCGCTCCGACGAGGCCGGGGTGCGCGCGGCGCGCAGCGCGCTCGCGGCATTGCCATTGGCGCAGCGCGTGCACGAGCGCCTGCTGCGGCGCATTGCCGACACCGAGCCGCCGCAGGACCTGCCCACGCGCCTCGGCGCGGCGGGTGCGCTCGTGTTCGCGGCGTCGAGCGCCGGGCCGATGCCGGAACACTCGAGCGCCGCCGACTGGCGACGCAAGCTCGTGCCCGCGCTCGATGCCACGCTGGACGAACTCGCGAACGAGGCCGACTGGGTGCTCGGCGACGCGGGCGGCGAGGTGCGGCGCCTGCAGAAAGACCGCGCCTGGCGCGACGACATCGCCACGCAGGTCGGCAAGCGGCACGCCCAGCGCGTGATCGCGGCCTGGTCGCGCCAGCTCGATGCCCTTGCGTTGGCGCCCGCCACGGATGCCGAGAGCGCCTCCCGCCAGGCGTCAAATCTCACGGCGCCCGATTCACCGCTGCGCCGCCTGCTGACACGCCTGGCCGACGAGTTCAGTGCAACGCCGCAGGGCGACAGCGCAGCCGAGGGCGCCTTCGATGGTGCGCTGCGGGCACGCTTCGCCAGCCTCGGCGACTACGCCGCGGGGGCCGGGCCGCAAGCTCTCGACCGCCTTCAGGCCCTGGTCACCGCCAGGCGCGACGAAGCCGCCAACGCCGAGATCGACGCCACCTTGCGCACCGAAGCCGCTCGTGCGCCTGCCGCGCTGCGCAAGGTCTACGGCGGACTCGGGACCTTGATGCGCTCGCGTGGCGGGCCCAAGCCGGGCTTCGACGCCGCGCTCGCCGAGCTCGCGCAGACCTGCAGCGCGTTGACGCGCGAGCGCTTTCCCTTCGGCGCCGCCGCGCTGCGCGACATGGCGCCGTCCGACTTCGCGCGGCTCTTCGGACCCGGCGGCCTGTTCGACGAGTTTCGGCGCAACCAGTTGAGCGAACGGGTCGATACGTCGAGCCGGCCGTGGAAGACCCGCGGCGCAACGGGCGATGCAGCGATGCCGGACGCATTCGAGCGGGCGGCGGCGATCGGTGCGCTGTTCTTCCCCGCAGGTGCGCCAATGCCCGAGCTCAAGCTGCGCCTCACGCCGCTGCGCATGGACGCCGAGCTGCTGCAGTTCAGCGTCGATGTCGATGGGCAGTTGCTGCGCTTCGAGAACGGGCCGCCGCGCTCCAAGGAGCTGGTCTGGCCTGGGCCGGCTTCGACCCTGAAAGTGCTGATGCGCATCCTGCCGCCCGGTCCCGGCGGCGTCGGCGCCGAGGTCCATGAAGGCGCGTTCGCCTGGGTACGGGTGCTGTTGCGAAGCGAGTGGAAGGGTGAGCGGAGTGCGCCGGCGCGCTTGGCCCTGGTCGTCGATACACGCACCCTCGAGGTCGAGGCGAGCGCAGCCGGCGCGCCCGAGGCCGATATCTGGACCCTCCGCGAGCTGGCACGGTTTCGCTGCCCGCAAGCCACATGGTGA